A single window of Streptomyces griseoviridis DNA harbors:
- a CDS encoding MFS transporter, producing the protein MLRQRDFRNFWTAQTVSYMGDQVTSIVLPLIAVMTLDASAADMGLLVTLQQLPLLLFSLHAGAWVDRRGRRRSTMIAANLASAATVATVPLAHFTGSLTLPHLYAVSFVTGTLAVVFSVAVPGLFASLVPREQYLSATSLSRASYSFSFVAGPSVGGAVVQILSAPFALVLDVFSFLVATVLLRAIPDREATGKDEGEQGQEKAEATQEDAGKPRDGIREALRFLVATAVLRAKFVSGTALNFFYTVYSTLLILFAARDLGLSAGLVGAVVSVGAVGALIGSAVTTRFSRRVGLGPTYLVGCLVFPAALVMTPLAHGPQWLVVAMLVAGEFVSAFGLMLFDISGATLQQAITPDRLRSRMQGAQMAISYGVRPVGALVAGALGTLLGVRPTLWIAVVGGFLSVLFLFRSPLRRVRDLPDEAEWPRPGAMDTVPTKE; encoded by the coding sequence GTGCTGCGCCAGCGGGATTTCCGTAATTTCTGGACCGCGCAGACCGTCTCCTACATGGGGGACCAGGTCACGTCCATCGTCCTGCCGCTGATCGCGGTGATGACGCTCGACGCCTCCGCGGCCGACATGGGTCTGCTGGTGACCCTGCAACAACTGCCGCTGCTGCTGTTCTCGCTGCACGCGGGCGCCTGGGTCGACCGGCGCGGCCGGCGCAGATCCACGATGATCGCGGCCAACCTCGCCAGCGCGGCGACCGTGGCCACCGTCCCCCTCGCCCACTTCACCGGCTCGCTGACGCTGCCGCACCTGTACGCCGTCTCCTTCGTGACGGGCACCCTCGCGGTGGTGTTCAGCGTCGCCGTGCCCGGCCTCTTCGCCTCCCTGGTCCCGCGCGAGCAGTACCTGAGCGCCACCTCGCTGAGCAGGGCCAGCTACTCCTTCTCCTTCGTCGCCGGACCCAGCGTCGGCGGCGCCGTCGTGCAGATCCTCTCCGCGCCCTTCGCCCTGGTCCTCGACGTCTTCTCGTTCCTCGTCGCCACCGTGCTGCTGCGGGCCATCCCGGACCGGGAGGCCACCGGGAAGGACGAGGGGGAGCAGGGGCAGGAGAAGGCGGAGGCGACGCAGGAGGACGCGGGCAAGCCGCGGGACGGCATCAGGGAGGCGCTGCGCTTCCTCGTCGCCACGGCCGTGCTGCGCGCCAAGTTCGTCTCCGGCACCGCCCTGAACTTCTTCTACACCGTCTACTCGACGCTGCTCATCCTCTTCGCCGCCCGCGACCTCGGCCTCTCGGCCGGTCTGGTCGGCGCGGTGGTGAGCGTCGGCGCGGTCGGCGCGCTGATCGGCTCCGCCGTCACCACGCGGTTCTCCCGGCGCGTCGGGCTCGGCCCCACGTACCTCGTCGGCTGTCTGGTCTTCCCCGCCGCGCTGGTCATGACCCCGCTCGCGCACGGCCCGCAGTGGCTGGTCGTCGCCATGCTGGTGGCGGGCGAGTTCGTCTCCGCCTTCGGCCTGATGCTCTTCGACATCAGCGGCGCCACCCTCCAGCAGGCCATCACCCCCGACCGGCTCAGGTCCCGGATGCAGGGCGCGCAGATGGCCATCAGCTACGGCGTCCGCCCGGTCGGCGCGCTGGTCGCCGGAGCCCTCGGCACCCTTCTCGGGGTCCGCCCCACCCTCTGGATCGCGGTCGTCGGCGGCTTCCTGAGCGTGCTGTTCCTGTTCAGGTCCCCCCTGCGACGGGTCCGCG
- a CDS encoding PhzF family phenazine biosynthesis protein, translated as MTEIWLVDAFADAEFRGNPAGVVLCPDGLPPADRMQGAARAAGLPTLAFLHRLTEDRYRVRWFTPGKELNICGHATVASACYLHEAGGVDDALPLVFETGAGELYTHRVDGGFAIDLPVMRTVPITPPPGLEKALGVEVTACERAEDDILVEVGSVDDVASLKPDFEALAAIDCRGHVVTARGGGADFVSRTFFPALGVDEDQVCVSAHCKLAPYWAERTGRETMSALQLSERGGRLSVTLAGDRVLVAGPAVVRGRLDDLP; from the coding sequence GTGACGGAGATCTGGTTGGTTGACGCCTTCGCGGACGCCGAGTTCCGGGGCAACCCGGCCGGTGTCGTGCTCTGCCCCGACGGCCTGCCACCGGCCGACCGGATGCAGGGCGCCGCCCGCGCGGCGGGGCTGCCCACCCTCGCCTTCCTGCACCGGCTGACCGAGGACCGCTACCGGGTGCGCTGGTTCACCCCCGGCAAGGAACTCAACATCTGCGGTCACGCCACCGTGGCGAGCGCCTGCTACCTGCACGAGGCGGGCGGGGTCGACGACGCGCTCCCGCTGGTCTTCGAGACCGGCGCGGGCGAGCTGTACACCCACCGGGTGGACGGCGGGTTCGCCATCGACCTGCCGGTGATGCGCACCGTGCCCATCACCCCGCCGCCCGGCCTCGAGAAGGCGCTCGGGGTGGAGGTCACGGCGTGCGAGCGCGCCGAGGACGACATCCTCGTCGAGGTCGGGTCGGTGGACGACGTCGCCTCCCTCAAGCCCGACTTCGAGGCGCTCGCGGCGATCGACTGCCGCGGGCACGTGGTGACCGCCAGGGGCGGCGGCGCGGACTTCGTCTCCCGCACCTTCTTCCCCGCCCTCGGGGTCGACGAGGACCAGGTCTGCGTCTCCGCGCACTGCAAACTGGCGCCGTACTGGGCGGAGCGGACGGGCAGGGAGACGATGTCCGCCCTCCAGCTCTCCGAGCGCGGCGGGCGCCTGTCGGTGACCCTCGCCGGTGACCGGGTCCTGGTGGCGGGGCCCGCCGTGGTGCGGGGCCGCCTGGACGACCTGCCGTGA
- a CDS encoding fatty acid desaturase gives MSDVRASYLRFPGWTQHFWTWATGRALPHQEPLIRHTWASYTAVTLVTFLGGLALSATAVSARFPLWGLALVAGWVLTLQGARTMILVIAHQALHRKFSGNRSLDRFFGELVTVLNIYNTFQEFKEEHFDNHHRRSIFATEQDPPVQFLFHFGFLPSMSRGRLWRRAFAVFLSPRFYAVTVGGRLRSNLTTGTWRRAGFALWAGFWLSLPFWLPHGTSTLLLAFVLPVIFLSQLSALLDRLGEHAWLTPADPDQDNRFYTVPATSARFCGAPVPERGLPAGRAAAAWAGWLLGTVFYHLPSRCLVVVGDLPNHDYHHRYPTTDAWTTAAYARQRDIDSGDHGPPYTEVWGMFQAVDRMFRTMSEVPRDGDLVG, from the coding sequence ATGAGTGACGTCCGCGCCTCCTACCTGCGCTTCCCCGGGTGGACCCAGCACTTCTGGACCTGGGCCACCGGGCGGGCGCTGCCCCACCAGGAACCCCTCATCCGGCACACCTGGGCGAGCTACACCGCGGTGACGCTGGTGACGTTCCTCGGCGGGCTCGCCCTCTCCGCGACGGCCGTGTCGGCCAGGTTCCCGCTGTGGGGCCTGGCCCTGGTGGCCGGATGGGTCCTGACCCTCCAGGGCGCCCGCACGATGATCCTCGTCATCGCGCACCAGGCGCTGCACCGCAAGTTCTCCGGGAACCGCTCGCTCGACAGATTCTTCGGCGAACTGGTCACGGTCCTCAACATCTACAACACCTTCCAGGAGTTCAAGGAGGAGCACTTCGACAACCACCACCGGCGGTCGATCTTCGCCACCGAGCAGGACCCGCCGGTGCAGTTCCTCTTCCACTTCGGGTTCCTGCCGTCGATGAGCCGCGGCCGGCTGTGGCGCAGGGCGTTCGCGGTGTTCCTCTCGCCGCGCTTCTACGCCGTCACCGTCGGCGGGCGGCTGCGCTCCAACCTGACCACCGGCACCTGGCGGCGGGCGGGCTTCGCGCTCTGGGCCGGGTTCTGGCTCTCGCTGCCGTTCTGGCTGCCGCACGGCACCTCGACGCTGCTGCTCGCCTTCGTGCTGCCGGTGATCTTCCTCTCCCAGCTCAGCGCGCTCCTCGACCGGCTCGGCGAACACGCCTGGCTGACCCCCGCCGACCCCGACCAGGACAACCGCTTCTACACGGTGCCCGCCACCTCGGCCCGGTTCTGCGGCGCCCCCGTGCCCGAGCGGGGCCTGCCCGCCGGGCGGGCCGCGGCGGCCTGGGCCGGCTGGCTCCTCGGCACGGTCTTCTACCACCTGCCCAGCAGGTGCCTGGTCGTGGTGGGCGACCTGCCCAACCACGACTACCACCACCGCTATCCGACCACCGACGCGTGGACCACCGCGGCCTACGCGCGCCAGCGCGACATCGACAGCGGCGACCACGGGCCCCCGTACACCGAGGTGTGGGGCATGTTCCAGGCGGTGGACCGCATGTTCCGGACCATGAGCGAGGTGCCCCGTGACGGAGATCTGGTTGGTTGA
- a CDS encoding TenA family transcriptional regulator — MTTESTATSLAGRLAGNEVHARFAGHDFFKQVHSRALDHDQVETYLGQWWHPLHYFTTFLARCIAVLPDIESKSAITRILSQEAGAGSARGAHEVIYARSMEKAGYDRQKVTGSAPFPETADLVACYERLSGERFAALGGIYATEVTDLLMVSSIGEAVTRESGTTRNAWVDIHVAQEPDHVEEANHALLDGFSPQDETTVLKAAEEMWDRWTAFFDRLSVETGVAAPSDRRRDE; from the coding sequence ATGACGACCGAGAGCACCGCCACCTCCCTGGCCGGCCGGCTGGCGGGCAACGAGGTGCACGCCCGCTTCGCCGGGCACGACTTCTTCAAGCAGGTCCACTCCAGGGCCCTCGACCACGACCAGGTGGAGACCTACCTCGGCCAGTGGTGGCATCCGCTGCACTACTTCACCACCTTCCTGGCCCGCTGCATCGCGGTGCTGCCCGACATCGAGTCCAAGAGCGCCATCACCCGCATCCTCAGCCAGGAGGCCGGGGCCGGATCGGCGCGCGGCGCCCACGAGGTGATCTACGCCCGGAGCATGGAGAAGGCGGGCTACGACCGGCAGAAGGTCACCGGGTCCGCGCCCTTCCCGGAGACCGCCGACCTGGTGGCCTGCTACGAACGGCTCTCCGGTGAGCGGTTCGCCGCCCTCGGCGGCATCTACGCGACCGAGGTGACCGACCTGCTGATGGTCTCCAGCATCGGCGAGGCCGTCACCCGCGAGTCCGGCACCACCCGCAACGCGTGGGTCGACATCCACGTCGCCCAGGAGCCCGACCACGTGGAGGAGGCCAACCACGCCCTGCTCGACGGGTTCTCCCCGCAGGACGAGACGACGGTGCTGAAGGCGGCCGAGGAGATGTGGGACCGCTGGACCGCCTTCTTCGACCGGCTCAGCGTGGAGACCGGCGTGGCCGCCCCCTCGGACCGGCGCCGCGATGAGTGA
- a CDS encoding aspartyl/asparaginyl beta-hydroxylase domain-containing protein, with product MADTQLAGRVDIDPAAVAEDLARAAGFRFSEAYSDYLCGGLWKSLMLFASGGEGGDGLITNYDHARKSSVTAFGEQLPYLRQVVERNFHLENLNFARIAEMTNSVTVPHRDLLELEDIPQEARNAHRMHIPLETNEGALFTEDNVVYRMAVGDVWFFDASKVHGAAALTTRSRTHLILDFTDAADAADVVRFPLELSGGIPEDRISKRPSLTDAELEALYRLADVVDLENYRDVLGLVIKKHYRRDGGEDFVWRTLTEIGRRCPDQAVRTKIQEELRFFLMERSAQTTDGGTS from the coding sequence ATGGCCGACACCCAACTGGCCGGGCGGGTCGACATCGACCCCGCCGCGGTCGCCGAGGACCTCGCCCGCGCGGCCGGCTTCCGCTTCTCCGAGGCGTACAGCGACTACCTCTGCGGCGGGCTGTGGAAGAGCCTGATGCTGTTCGCCTCCGGGGGTGAGGGCGGCGACGGGCTGATCACCAACTACGACCACGCGCGGAAGTCGTCCGTCACCGCCTTCGGCGAGCAACTGCCGTACCTGCGGCAGGTGGTGGAGCGCAACTTCCACCTGGAGAACCTCAACTTCGCGCGCATCGCGGAGATGACCAACAGCGTCACCGTCCCGCACCGCGACCTGCTGGAGCTTGAGGACATCCCGCAGGAGGCGCGCAACGCCCACCGCATGCACATCCCGCTGGAGACCAACGAGGGCGCCCTCTTCACCGAGGACAACGTGGTGTACCGGATGGCGGTCGGCGACGTCTGGTTCTTCGACGCGTCGAAGGTGCACGGCGCCGCCGCCCTGACCACCCGCAGCCGCACCCATCTGATCCTCGACTTCACCGACGCCGCCGACGCGGCCGACGTCGTCAGGTTCCCGCTGGAGCTGTCGGGCGGGATACCCGAGGACCGGATCAGCAAGCGGCCCTCGCTCACCGACGCCGAACTCGAAGCCCTGTACCGGCTGGCCGACGTCGTGGACCTGGAGAACTACCGCGACGTCCTCGGCCTGGTCATCAAGAAGCACTACCGCAGGGACGGCGGTGAGGACTTCGTCTGGCGGACCCTGACGGAGATCGGCCGCCGCTGCCCCGACCAGGCGGTGCGCACGAAGATCCAGGAGGAGCTGCGGTTCTTCCTGATGGAACGTTCCGCGCAGACCACCGACGGAGGAACATCATGA
- a CDS encoding chlorinating enzyme: MDLEAERRQFDEKGFMGPFKLWDPDVMTAWWKEQRAYLLDPAHKSRAVFDNPVNYDRHLDVPGLRTLISEPAIVERMQSVIGPDVLCWRTEFFPKNPGDSGTGWHQVETYAIGEAEKGMLEPGERTEGVPMELTAWVAFTEATKENGCLKMIPGSHRRWRYDETRPISWNGTGKDNTFFGYDYGELRLDKDWDPDQEDVVHHEMAPGEVVLFTARTIHGSHPNTSRRQRMGFSVRVVPPSVRVYGGMTGFHEFGHHFDLARHGCVLLAGQDDDGLNTMRTTNAWDEPFITRPRSA; this comes from the coding sequence ATGGATCTTGAGGCCGAGCGCCGCCAGTTCGACGAGAAAGGGTTCATGGGGCCCTTCAAGCTCTGGGACCCGGACGTCATGACGGCCTGGTGGAAGGAGCAGCGGGCCTACCTCCTGGACCCCGCGCACAAGAGCCGGGCCGTCTTCGACAACCCGGTCAACTACGACCGGCACCTGGACGTCCCCGGGCTGCGCACCCTGATCAGCGAACCCGCCATCGTGGAACGCATGCAGAGCGTCATCGGACCCGATGTGCTGTGCTGGCGCACCGAGTTCTTCCCGAAGAACCCCGGCGACTCCGGTACCGGCTGGCACCAGGTCGAGACGTACGCGATCGGTGAGGCCGAGAAGGGGATGCTCGAACCGGGCGAGCGCACCGAGGGCGTCCCGATGGAGCTGACCGCCTGGGTGGCCTTCACCGAGGCGACCAAGGAGAACGGCTGCCTGAAGATGATCCCGGGCAGCCACCGCCGCTGGCGCTACGACGAGACCCGGCCGATCTCCTGGAACGGGACCGGCAAGGACAACACGTTCTTCGGCTACGACTACGGCGAACTCCGGCTCGACAAGGACTGGGACCCCGACCAGGAGGACGTCGTCCACCACGAGATGGCCCCGGGCGAGGTGGTGCTCTTCACCGCCCGCACCATCCACGGCTCGCACCCCAACACCAGCCGCAGGCAGCGGATGGGCTTCTCGGTCCGGGTCGTCCCGCCCTCGGTCCGGGTCTACGGCGGCATGACCGGGTTCCACGAGTTCGGCCACCACTTCGACCTGGCCCGGCACGGCTGCGTGCTGCTGGCCGGGCAGGACGACGACGGCCTCAACACCATGCGGACCACCAACGCGTGGGACGAACCCTTCATCACCCGCCCGAGGAGCGCCTGA
- a CDS encoding amino acid adenylation domain-containing protein, with protein sequence MPSPGWEPGALVHRQVRERALARPDAVALTDGAGAQVTYRELLERWERLAGALREWGVGPEVPVAVRLERSPDLVVTMLAVLAAGGVYAPIDDTCPDERVAAIVTDLGARVLLTDRETPRRVSDLVGRVAHPGDAAPATADGAGPVAPHPDNLAYVMSTSGSTGRPKGVAMTHRGLSRLIRWQAADGPGGLTTVSFTSPGFDVTFQEILGTLATGGRLCLVSEEARRDPEQLLAVLEKEGVERVFLPYVALGQLALAARRTGRFPRSLRHVVTAGEQLVITDAVAEFFGALPGCRLDNHYGPTETHLVSSLTLGDDRGGWPRTPPIGRSVDGADVLLLGPGLTPVAAGEPGEIHVRGAALARGYLGAPAPTADRFLPDPFADEPGARMYRTGDLARRDADGLLHFLGRTDDQLKVRGYRVEPAEVELALSRCPGVREAAVGVRTLADGVRALVAYVVAEEGAPPSVSVLSAALRASLPAYMVPARFAFIDALPLSSTGKADRRRLAEVPLPEPGDRKRTAGDAETLAAEVSAVWQRVLGHDEFERDEDFFDVGGDSLLAAWVVTELSRLAGREVELSVILRNTTVDELAAFLAAGPAAPPADRPPSELITLRPGSAGNVLYLFHPLGGELLTYRELARRMESPVRVLGVRWAAGPAEAGREPSLADMARAHHEQIRAVQPDGPYLLAGWSFGGVLALEVATLLRESGQEVAFLGLIDANPVLDPLSGVAPAETPYRALLGQVLDEVDRRAADGEESLDVAELAADRDWVGLMGGAPAVGVKAGHLRRSLAMARQSMGALAAHTARPYPGDVDLFQAGATGAETRALLRAGLREVVGGAVRVHEVPGDHTGILTSPHVTVLAGAVDGVLDDIGKGNDSDGS encoded by the coding sequence ATGCCAAGCCCCGGGTGGGAACCCGGCGCGCTCGTGCACCGACAGGTGCGGGAGCGGGCGCTCGCCCGGCCGGACGCGGTCGCCCTGACCGACGGCGCCGGTGCCCAGGTGACCTACCGGGAACTCCTCGAACGCTGGGAGCGCCTGGCCGGGGCGCTGCGGGAGTGGGGCGTGGGCCCCGAGGTCCCGGTGGCCGTCCGGCTGGAGCGCTCGCCCGACCTGGTCGTCACGATGCTGGCGGTCCTGGCGGCGGGCGGCGTCTACGCGCCGATCGACGACACCTGCCCGGACGAGCGGGTCGCCGCGATCGTCACGGACCTGGGTGCCCGGGTGCTGCTGACCGACCGGGAGACGCCCCGGCGGGTGAGCGACCTGGTCGGCCGGGTCGCCCACCCCGGCGACGCCGCACCGGCGACCGCCGACGGCGCGGGGCCGGTCGCCCCGCACCCGGACAACCTGGCCTACGTGATGAGCACTTCGGGCTCCACCGGCCGCCCCAAGGGCGTGGCGATGACGCACCGCGGGCTGAGCCGGCTGATCCGCTGGCAGGCGGCGGACGGCCCTGGCGGCCTGACGACGGTGAGCTTCACCTCGCCCGGCTTCGACGTCACCTTCCAGGAGATCCTGGGCACCCTCGCGACCGGCGGACGCCTCTGCCTGGTCTCCGAGGAGGCCAGGCGCGACCCCGAGCAGCTGCTCGCCGTCCTGGAGAAGGAGGGCGTCGAGCGGGTCTTCCTGCCGTACGTGGCGCTGGGCCAACTGGCCCTGGCCGCGCGGCGCACCGGCCGGTTCCCCCGCTCGCTGCGGCACGTGGTGACCGCCGGGGAGCAACTGGTGATCACCGACGCGGTCGCCGAGTTCTTCGGCGCGCTGCCCGGCTGCCGTCTCGACAACCACTACGGCCCGACCGAGACCCACCTGGTCAGCAGCCTGACCCTGGGCGACGACCGGGGCGGCTGGCCGCGCACCCCGCCGATCGGGCGGAGCGTCGACGGAGCCGACGTCCTGCTGCTCGGCCCCGGCCTCACCCCGGTCGCGGCCGGGGAGCCCGGCGAGATCCACGTCAGGGGCGCGGCACTGGCCCGCGGCTATCTGGGCGCGCCCGCCCCGACCGCCGACCGCTTCCTCCCCGACCCGTTCGCCGACGAGCCGGGCGCCCGGATGTACCGCACCGGGGACCTCGCCCGGCGGGACGCCGACGGGCTGCTGCACTTCCTGGGCCGCACCGACGACCAGCTCAAGGTCCGCGGCTACCGTGTCGAACCCGCCGAGGTGGAGCTGGCGCTGTCCCGCTGCCCCGGGGTGCGGGAGGCGGCGGTCGGGGTGCGCACCCTGGCCGACGGGGTGCGGGCGCTGGTCGCCTACGTGGTGGCGGAGGAGGGGGCGCCGCCGTCGGTCTCGGTGCTCTCCGCGGCGCTGCGCGCGTCGCTGCCCGCCTACATGGTGCCGGCCAGGTTCGCCTTCATCGACGCCCTGCCGCTCAGCTCCACCGGGAAGGCCGACCGCAGGAGGCTCGCCGAGGTGCCGCTGCCCGAGCCGGGCGACCGGAAGCGGACCGCGGGGGACGCCGAGACGCTCGCCGCCGAGGTGAGTGCCGTCTGGCAACGGGTGCTCGGACACGACGAGTTCGAGCGCGACGAGGACTTCTTCGACGTCGGCGGTGACTCGCTGCTCGCGGCCTGGGTGGTCACCGAGCTGAGCCGGCTCGCGGGCCGTGAGGTCGAACTCTCGGTGATCCTGCGCAACACCACCGTCGACGAGCTGGCCGCGTTCCTCGCCGCCGGTCCCGCGGCCCCGCCCGCGGACCGGCCGCCGTCCGAACTCATCACGCTCAGACCCGGATCGGCCGGGAACGTGCTCTACCTCTTCCATCCGCTCGGCGGTGAACTGCTCACCTACCGGGAGCTGGCGCGGCGCATGGAGTCGCCGGTGCGGGTGCTCGGGGTGCGCTGGGCGGCGGGTCCGGCCGAGGCGGGCCGCGAACCCTCCCTCGCGGACATGGCGCGCGCCCACCACGAGCAGATCCGGGCGGTGCAGCCCGACGGGCCCTATCTGCTGGCCGGTTGGTCCTTCGGCGGGGTGCTCGCCCTCGAAGTGGCCACCCTGCTGCGGGAGTCGGGGCAGGAGGTGGCCTTCCTCGGGCTGATCGACGCCAACCCGGTCCTCGACCCGCTGAGCGGGGTCGCGCCCGCCGAGACGCCCTACCGGGCGCTGCTCGGGCAGGTCCTGGACGAGGTCGACCGGCGGGCCGCGGACGGCGAGGAGTCGCTCGACGTCGCGGAACTCGCCGCCGACCGGGACTGGGTGGGGCTGATGGGCGGGGCGCCCGCCGTCGGCGTCAAGGCCGGGCACCTGCGGCGCAGTCTGGCGATGGCCCGGCAGAGCATGGGCGCCCTGGCCGCGCACACCGCCCGCCCGTACCCGGGCGACGTGGACCTGTTCCAGGCCGGCGCGACCGGTGCCGAGACCCGCGCCCTGCTGCGGGCCGGGCTGCGCGAGGTCGTCGGCGGGGCCGTGCGCGTGCACGAGGTGCCGGGCGACCACACCGGCATCCTCACCTCCCCGCACGTCACGGTGCTCGCCGGGGCGGTCGACGGGGTTCTGGACGACATCGGGAAGGGGAACGACAGCGATGGATCTTGA
- a CDS encoding MbtH family protein translates to MSEDVSRERQGDLYFVVRNHEEQYSIWRSDKPVPSGWETVEGPDIKENCLGRIEELWTDMRPASLRAAMAAAQNKNS, encoded by the coding sequence GTGAGCGAGGACGTGTCCCGCGAGAGGCAGGGCGACCTCTATTTCGTCGTCCGCAACCACGAGGAGCAGTATTCGATCTGGCGCAGCGACAAGCCGGTGCCCTCGGGGTGGGAGACGGTGGAAGGTCCCGACATCAAGGAGAACTGCCTCGGCCGTATCGAGGAGTTGTGGACCGACATGCGTCCGGCGAGCCTGCGGGCCGCCATGGCCGCCGCCCAGAACAAGAATTCTTGA
- a CDS encoding DUF2461 family protein produces the protein MGGVFNGWTEQAFEVLLRLEGDPPPRLRESLRRDREVHVRQPMIALLNDVADAVPALDDFSVWGFRKEIWWWQHQSAVIRIARQVEIGLRFDLDGLHLKAGWHYPDPGQVPRYRAAVAALTSGTDLAELVARLAADGYEITGDLMRRVPRGTPADHPRAELLRHRSLLAARPLVTDTAALTPSAVDRVTAAARELAPFLSWLAHHVAATPRRPI, from the coding sequence ATGGGCGGAGTCTTCAACGGGTGGACGGAGCAGGCGTTCGAGGTGCTGCTGCGGCTGGAGGGCGACCCCCCGCCCCGACTCCGTGAGAGTCTGCGCCGGGACCGGGAGGTCCACGTCAGGCAGCCCATGATCGCCCTGCTGAACGACGTGGCCGACGCCGTCCCCGCCCTCGACGACTTCTCCGTCTGGGGTTTCCGCAAGGAGATCTGGTGGTGGCAGCACCAGAGCGCGGTGATCCGGATCGCCCGCCAGGTCGAGATCGGGCTGCGCTTCGATCTCGACGGCCTCCACCTCAAGGCCGGTTGGCACTACCCGGACCCCGGCCAGGTCCCGCGCTACCGGGCCGCCGTCGCCGCCCTGACCAGCGGCACCGACCTCGCGGAACTGGTCGCCCGGCTCGCCGCTGACGGCTACGAGATCACCGGCGACCTCATGAGAAGGGTGCCGCGCGGGACGCCCGCCGACCATCCGCGCGCCGAACTGCTGCGGCACCGCTCGCTGCTGGCGGCCCGGCCGCTCGTCACCGACACCGCCGCGCTCACCCCGTCCGCCGTCGACCGGGTGACCGCGGCGGCGCGCGAGCTGGCGCCCTTCCTGTCCTGGCTCGCCCACCATGTGGCGGCGACACCTCGCCGCCCGATCTGA
- a CDS encoding streptomycin biosynthesis protein has translation MHRLLAARLKGHEHVRVQFYDGDADQAFLHSVRINVRHGLPLTRADRRAAAERLFRTHPQLSDRAIAAIAGLATKTVARLRLTLIGCSSSDVRVGQDGRRRPVNNADGRLAASRVIALRPEASLREIAREAGISVGTAHDVKERIRQGKDPLPDGVREKTLEIAPAPADDTRSPAAPAEPPERTVAQDMQEVLQRLRQDPSLRYTESGRSLLRWLGTSTVIPAELPVPLKQVPAHCAVNVSRLARSCAAAWLELALHLESGTSR, from the coding sequence ATGCACCGGCTCCTCGCCGCCCGCCTCAAAGGGCACGAGCATGTGCGGGTCCAGTTCTACGACGGCGACGCCGACCAGGCGTTCCTGCACTCCGTCCGCATCAACGTGCGGCACGGGCTGCCGCTGACCAGAGCGGACCGGCGGGCCGCCGCCGAGCGCCTGTTCCGTACGCACCCGCAACTGTCCGACCGGGCCATCGCGGCGATCGCGGGGCTGGCAACCAAGACCGTGGCACGGCTGCGTCTCACCCTGATCGGCTGCTCCTCCTCCGACGTCCGGGTCGGCCAGGACGGCAGACGCCGCCCGGTGAACAACGCCGACGGCCGCCTGGCCGCGAGCCGGGTCATCGCCCTGCGTCCTGAGGCGTCCTTGCGGGAGATCGCCCGTGAGGCGGGCATCTCCGTCGGCACCGCGCACGACGTCAAGGAGCGCATCAGACAGGGCAAGGACCCGCTGCCCGACGGCGTGCGCGAGAAGACCCTGGAGATCGCGCCGGCCCCCGCGGACGACACCCGGAGCCCGGCGGCACCCGCCGAGCCGCCCGAACGCACGGTCGCGCAGGACATGCAGGAGGTGCTCCAGCGGCTGCGCCAGGATCCGTCCCTGCGCTACACCGAATCCGGCAGGTCGCTGCTGCGCTGGCTCGGGACCAGCACCGTGATCCCGGCCGAACTCCCGGTACCGCTCAAACAGGTGCCCGCCCACTGCGCGGTGAACGTGAGCCGGCTGGCCAGGTCCTGCGCGGCGGCCTGGCTCGAACTGGCCCTCCACCTGGAGAGCGGCACGTCCCGCTGA